The following are encoded in a window of Miltoncostaea marina genomic DNA:
- a CDS encoding MarR family transcriptional regulator has product MPNDVPMTIVRERLVGALYAARDHDAFWARPDAGSRTPTYLAITVGRGRHVPTQTVMEACEELRDQGLVERAPGPSGEGWRWREPVVPVGGEERMAQA; this is encoded by the coding sequence ATGCCCAACGACGTCCCCATGACGATCGTCCGCGAGCGCCTGGTCGGCGCCCTCTACGCCGCCCGGGATCACGACGCCTTCTGGGCGCGTCCCGATGCCGGCAGCCGCACGCCGACGTATCTCGCGATCACCGTCGGCCGCGGCCGCCACGTCCCGACGCAGACCGTCATGGAGGCTTGCGAGGAGCTCCGCGACCAGGGCCTCGTCGAGCGCGCTCCCGGCCCCTCCGGTGAGGGCTGGCGCTGGCGCGAGCCCGTTGTCCCGGTCGGCGGCGAGGAGCGGATGGCCCAGGCGTGA
- the purE gene encoding 5-(carboxyamino)imidazole ribonucleotide mutase: MGSDSDLPVMSAAADVLAALEVPHEVRVVSAHRTPHDMIAYGGEAADRGLRVIVAGAGGAAHLPGMLAAVTTLPVIGVPVRTTALDGMDSLLSIVQMPRGVPVATVAIDGGRNAGLLAAQILATSDPALARRIAATRAEMAAAAREADARVRGG; the protein is encoded by the coding sequence ATGGGCAGCGACAGCGACCTGCCGGTGATGTCGGCGGCCGCCGACGTGCTGGCCGCGCTGGAGGTGCCGCACGAGGTGCGCGTGGTCTCGGCGCACCGGACGCCGCACGACATGATCGCCTACGGTGGCGAGGCGGCCGATCGCGGCCTGCGGGTGATCGTGGCCGGGGCGGGCGGCGCGGCCCACCTGCCGGGGATGCTCGCGGCCGTCACCACCCTGCCCGTGATCGGCGTGCCGGTGCGCACCACGGCGCTCGACGGCATGGACTCGCTGCTGTCGATCGTCCAGATGCCGCGCGGCGTGCCGGTGGCCACGGTGGCGATCGACGGCGGCCGCAACGCCGGCCTGCTCGCGGCGCAGATCCTCGCCACCTCGGACCCCGCCCTGGCGCGCCGCATCGCCGCGACGCGCGCCGAGATGGCGGCCGCCGCCCGCGAGGCCGACGCGAGGGTGCGCGGGGGCTGA
- a CDS encoding helix-turn-helix domain-containing protein, translating into MSSHAETPRRPIGESPLRRLRRQRKLSLEGLAREAGVSVATVYRAEHGRHETREETWRAIATALGVPLDSLHGQEADSASTGRGENPNDGAGRDLLAETTAAGAERG; encoded by the coding sequence ATGTCTAGTCACGCGGAAACGCCGCGCCGCCCCATCGGCGAGTCGCCGCTGAGGCGTCTGCGCAGGCAGCGGAAGCTTTCCCTCGAGGGCCTCGCCCGCGAGGCCGGCGTCTCCGTGGCGACGGTCTACCGCGCCGAGCACGGCCGCCACGAGACGCGCGAGGAGACCTGGCGCGCTATCGCGACCGCTCTCGGCGTCCCGCTCGATTCGCTCCATGGCCAGGAGGCTGACAGCGCCTCGACGGGCCGTGGCGAAAATCCAAACGACGGCGCCGGCCGCGATCTCCTGGCAGAGACCACCGCGGCCGGCGCAGAAAGAGGGTAG
- a CDS encoding DNA adenine methylase — MARRSRIPKRPRLSPLRYPGGKSALYPRLQYYIRSRRLSEGVYVEPYAGGAGAAISLLVTGEVARIVINDLDPAIAAFWSFLVEDPDEMSKRVAETPLTVEEWRRQKEIHSAGPSAASRDELGFATFYLNRTNRSGVLNGGPIGGLDQSGPYKIDARFNREALLERLRLVGVHASRITVSCRDGAEVIADYVCRDDALIYADPPYFDKAGSLYMNSFGASEHERLAAVLNNAADARWLLTYDDHPRVRELYPERRLRLLSLNYSARRVMRATEVAVFSDGFGEIDAGWAYDHSADGSGRSQVDDAAALQRPAAG; from the coding sequence ATGGCCAGACGGAGCCGCATACCGAAGCGACCCCGCCTGTCGCCGTTGCGCTATCCCGGTGGCAAATCGGCGCTCTACCCTCGGCTTCAGTACTACATCCGCAGCCGCCGTCTCTCTGAGGGCGTGTATGTCGAGCCCTACGCAGGCGGCGCCGGCGCGGCGATCAGCCTGTTGGTTACCGGTGAGGTCGCGCGGATCGTTATCAACGACCTCGACCCAGCGATCGCCGCGTTCTGGAGCTTCCTTGTCGAGGATCCCGACGAGATGTCCAAACGCGTCGCCGAGACGCCGCTCACGGTCGAGGAGTGGCGCCGTCAGAAGGAGATCCACAGCGCCGGCCCGAGCGCAGCGAGCCGCGACGAGCTGGGCTTCGCGACCTTCTATCTGAACCGCACGAACCGATCTGGGGTGCTGAACGGGGGGCCGATCGGGGGGCTCGACCAGAGCGGTCCCTACAAGATTGACGCCCGGTTCAACCGAGAGGCGCTGCTCGAGCGACTTCGCTTGGTCGGTGTGCACGCGAGTCGCATCACGGTGAGCTGTCGCGACGGCGCGGAGGTGATCGCCGACTACGTCTGCCGAGACGACGCCCTCATCTACGCGGACCCGCCGTATTTCGACAAGGCCGGCTCCCTGTACATGAACTCGTTCGGCGCTTCGGAGCACGAGAGGCTCGCGGCCGTCCTCAACAACGCCGCCGACGCCAGATGGCTGCTCACGTACGACGACCACCCCAGGGTGCGAGAGCTGTATCCGGAGCGGCGGCTCAGGCTCCTCAGCCTCAACTACTCCGCGCGCCGGGTTATGCGAGCGACTGAGGTTGCGGTCTTCTCCGACGGGTTCGGTGAGATCGACGCAGGCTGGGCGTACGACCATTCCGCCGATGGGTCGGGGCGTTCTCAGGTCGACGACGCGGCCGCGCTCCAGCGTCCCGCCGCTGGCTGA
- a CDS encoding metallophosphoesterase family protein has product MTGLRPDTRYRWTAAIEGGATARGTLTTAPRDLRRPLDLIAFADYGAPNGPSRAVARMAAAERPRLMVTAGDNAYLFAHPSLIDDTTFGPLRDALAQAPNHGVVGDHDIVVPAGQDALVEGFGWPGRGERYELRYGPVQIVALGLRSDAGDVAFLRRALARPGPLARLVVVHQPPKPGDPLLPVIAAGPVTAVLSGHLHAYERRELDGAPGVPFLTVGTGGGPRNAERTPRSPDAVTHVVAFGLLRVRLEAARATYAFVDLEGRVRDRAVRPLTP; this is encoded by the coding sequence GTGACCGGCCTGCGGCCGGACACCCGGTACCGCTGGACGGCGGCGATCGAGGGCGGCGCGACCGCGCGCGGGACGCTCACCACGGCGCCGCGCGACCTCCGCCGCCCGCTCGACCTGATCGCCTTCGCCGACTACGGGGCGCCCAACGGGCCGTCGCGCGCGGTGGCCCGCATGGCGGCGGCCGAGCGGCCGCGCCTGATGGTCACGGCCGGCGACAACGCCTACCTGTTCGCGCACCCGTCGCTGATCGACGACACCACCTTCGGCCCGTTGCGCGACGCGCTGGCGCAGGCGCCCAACCACGGCGTCGTGGGCGACCACGACATCGTCGTCCCCGCCGGCCAGGACGCCCTCGTCGAGGGCTTCGGCTGGCCGGGTCGCGGGGAGCGCTACGAGCTGCGCTACGGGCCGGTGCAGATCGTGGCCCTGGGCCTGCGGTCCGACGCCGGCGACGTGGCCTTCCTGCGCCGGGCGCTGGCCCGGCCGGGGCCGCTCGCGCGCCTGGTGGTCGTGCACCAGCCGCCGAAGCCCGGCGACCCGCTGCTGCCGGTCATCGCGGCCGGTCCGGTGACGGCGGTGCTGAGCGGCCACCTGCACGCGTACGAGCGCCGGGAGCTCGACGGGGCGCCCGGCGTGCCGTTCCTCACCGTCGGCACCGGCGGCGGCCCGCGCAACGCCGAGCGGACGCCGCGCAGCCCGGACGCGGTGACGCACGTCGTCGCCTTCGGCCTGCTGCGGGTGCGGCTGGAGGCCGCGCGCGCGACCTACGCGTTCGTCGACCTGGAGGGCCGGGTGCGGGACCGGGCGGTGCGCCCGCTGACGCCCTGA
- a CDS encoding DUF4258 domain-containing protein, which translates to MKFNRHSRRRMKLYGITEAEVAAVVSSPDAEQDADEQGNPRYTARVGGRVVRVVISADDPEMVKSVFPRRG; encoded by the coding sequence ATGAAGTTCAACCGCCACTCGCGCCGCCGGATGAAGCTGTACGGCATCACGGAGGCCGAGGTGGCGGCCGTCGTCTCGTCGCCCGACGCCGAGCAGGACGCCGACGAGCAGGGCAACCCGCGCTACACCGCCCGCGTCGGCGGTCGGGTCGTCCGGGTGGTGATCTCGGCCGACGACCCGGAGATGGTGAAGTCCGTCTTCCCGAGAAGGGGGTGA
- a CDS encoding toxin-antitoxin system HicB family antitoxin, giving the protein MNADGQPSGRILLRLPRGLHARLIDEAHREGVSLNQFAVAALAGAVGWRLQDGDTSRLAVELADGTTIATESISIEHPSGVLTIPDHEPFRPGEWVKIHDRRD; this is encoded by the coding sequence ATGAACGCCGACGGCCAGCCGTCGGGGCGGATCCTGTTGAGGCTGCCGCGGGGCCTGCATGCCCGCCTGATCGACGAGGCGCACCGGGAGGGCGTGTCCCTCAACCAGTTCGCCGTCGCGGCGCTCGCCGGCGCCGTCGGCTGGCGGTTGCAGGACGGGGACACGTCGCGGCTCGCGGTCGAGCTCGCCGACGGGACGACGATCGCGACCGAGTCCATCTCGATCGAGCACCCGAGCGGCGTCCTCACCATCCCCGACCACGAGCCGTTCCGGCCGGGCGAGTGGGTGAAGATCCACGACCGGCGCGACTGA
- a CDS encoding 2-oxoacid:ferredoxin oxidoreductase subunit beta: MSTAPAKRKPADYKSGLKPIWCPGCGDFGVLASLYRAFAELDLDPARTVVVSGIGCSSRLPGFVSTYGFHSLHGRPLPVAMGVKLANPELDVIAVGGDGDGFAIGAGHFPHAARRNVDITYLVMDNEIYGLTKGQVSPTSLTDQRAPSTPWGNLETPLNTLAFAVASGASFVARGASFNTKALTELIVQAMEHRGFSYIDALSPCVMFNNHQEEWKELVTDVAPDHDVHDKAAAFDLALKGGFKLGIIYREQRETLGQKYQALVEASKASDVDAMLDAFSARKGAAIGKPTA, encoded by the coding sequence GTGAGCACCGCCCCCGCCAAGCGGAAGCCCGCCGACTACAAGTCCGGCCTCAAGCCGATCTGGTGCCCCGGGTGCGGGGACTTCGGCGTGCTCGCGTCGCTCTACCGCGCGTTCGCCGAGCTCGACCTGGACCCGGCGCGCACGGTCGTCGTCTCGGGCATCGGCTGCTCCAGCCGCCTGCCGGGCTTCGTCTCGACGTACGGCTTCCACTCGCTGCACGGCCGGCCGCTGCCGGTCGCGATGGGGGTCAAGCTCGCCAACCCCGAGCTCGACGTGATCGCGGTGGGCGGCGACGGCGACGGCTTCGCGATCGGCGCGGGCCACTTCCCGCACGCGGCCCGGCGCAACGTGGACATCACCTACCTGGTGATGGACAACGAGATCTACGGGCTCACGAAGGGCCAGGTGTCGCCGACCTCGCTGACCGACCAGCGCGCGCCGTCCACGCCGTGGGGCAACCTCGAGACCCCGCTCAACACGCTCGCCTTCGCGGTCGCGTCGGGCGCCTCGTTCGTCGCGCGCGGCGCCTCCTTCAACACGAAGGCCCTCACCGAGCTCATCGTGCAGGCGATGGAGCACCGCGGCTTCTCCTACATCGACGCGCTGTCGCCGTGCGTGATGTTCAACAACCACCAGGAGGAGTGGAAGGAGCTCGTCACCGACGTCGCGCCGGACCACGACGTCCACGACAAGGCGGCCGCCTTCGATCTCGCCCTGAAGGGCGGGTTCAAGCTCGGGATCATCTACCGCGAGCAGCGCGAGACGCTCGGCCAGAAGTACCAGGCGCTGGTGGAGGCGTCGAAGGCGAGCGACGTCGACGCGATGCTCGACGCCTTCAGCGCCCGCAAGGGCGCGGCGATCGGGAAGCCGACCGCCTGA
- the purK gene encoding 5-(carboxyamino)imidazole ribonucleotide synthase, which yields MPTPSPQDATPAAARRGRYDVGIAGAGQLARMTCLAAWPLGIRVAVLGAPDEPAGPMAAGVVPGDWHDAEAVAALGEAAAVVTLENEFVDAGALAAVEAAGTPVRPSPAVLARVQDKALQKELLRDDGLPTAPYVVADGPGDLAAAGRDLGWPLMLKARKLGYDGYGNATCADEAAAREAFARLDAGEGVLVEGMVAFERELAAMVARSPGGAVAAYPVVETVQKNHVCHEVVAPAPAPAATLARAGEVALAAAAAASGLGVTGVEMFLLPDGAVLVNELAPRPHNTGHYTIEACETSQFENHLRGVLDLPLGDVAMRTPAAAMVNLLGASRGPARPDVAAALAVPGAHLHLYDKAEVRPGRKMGHVTALGDTPADALTRARRAAAAVGL from the coding sequence GTGCCGACCCCCTCGCCGCAGGACGCGACCCCGGCCGCCGCGCGCCGCGGCCGCTACGACGTCGGCATCGCGGGCGCCGGCCAGCTCGCCCGCATGACCTGTCTGGCCGCGTGGCCGCTCGGCATCCGCGTGGCGGTGCTCGGCGCGCCCGACGAGCCGGCGGGGCCGATGGCCGCCGGGGTGGTGCCCGGCGACTGGCACGACGCCGAGGCGGTCGCGGCGCTCGGCGAGGCAGCGGCCGTGGTGACGCTCGAGAACGAGTTCGTCGACGCCGGGGCGCTGGCCGCGGTGGAGGCCGCCGGGACCCCGGTGCGCCCCTCGCCCGCCGTCCTCGCCCGCGTGCAGGACAAGGCGCTGCAGAAGGAGCTGCTGCGCGACGACGGCCTGCCCACCGCGCCCTACGTCGTGGCCGACGGGCCGGGCGACCTCGCCGCCGCGGGTCGGGACCTCGGCTGGCCGCTGATGCTGAAGGCGCGCAAGCTGGGCTACGACGGCTACGGCAACGCGACCTGCGCCGACGAGGCGGCGGCGCGCGAGGCGTTCGCCCGCCTCGACGCCGGGGAGGGCGTGCTGGTGGAGGGGATGGTCGCCTTCGAGCGTGAGCTGGCCGCGATGGTGGCGCGCTCGCCCGGCGGGGCGGTGGCGGCCTACCCCGTCGTCGAGACCGTGCAGAAGAACCACGTCTGCCACGAGGTGGTCGCCCCCGCCCCCGCCCCCGCCGCCACGCTCGCCCGCGCCGGCGAGGTCGCCCTCGCCGCCGCGGCCGCGGCCTCGGGCCTGGGGGTGACGGGCGTCGAGATGTTCCTGCTGCCCGACGGGGCCGTCCTGGTCAACGAGCTCGCCCCGCGGCCGCACAACACGGGCCACTACACGATCGAGGCCTGCGAGACCTCGCAGTTCGAGAACCACCTGCGCGGGGTGCTGGACCTGCCGCTCGGCGACGTCGCCATGCGGACGCCCGCCGCGGCGATGGTCAACCTGCTGGGCGCGTCCCGCGGCCCCGCCCGGCCCGACGTGGCGGCCGCGCTCGCCGTGCCGGGCGCGCACCTGCACCTGTACGACAAGGCCGAGGTGCGGCCGGGCCGCAAGATGGGCCACGTGACCGCGCTCGGCGACACGCCCGCCGACGCGCTGACGCGGGCCCGCCGGGCCGCCGCGGCCGTCGGCCTGTGA
- a CDS encoding phage tail fiber protein translates to MPGSKTNAHAARWLDHEYGLAPYVAPATRYLRLFTTAIDEDGVGTEAAGNGYAPVAVPNDATTFVRTGQTVSLVADLSCGTPTGGDWGVIRGAGFSDTPGGALTLYSNVTPLQTVEGGEVTLPAGEFSHTET, encoded by the coding sequence ATGCCCGGATCGAAGACGAACGCCCACGCCGCGCGCTGGCTCGACCACGAGTACGGCCTGGCCCCCTACGTGGCGCCGGCCACGCGCTACCTGCGCCTGTTCACCACGGCGATCGACGAGGACGGCGTGGGCACCGAGGCGGCCGGCAACGGATACGCGCCCGTGGCCGTGCCCAACGACGCCACGACCTTCGTCCGGACCGGCCAGACGGTGAGCCTGGTGGCCGACCTCTCCTGCGGCACGCCGACGGGCGGCGACTGGGGCGTCATCCGCGGCGCCGGCTTCTCGGACACCCCCGGCGGCGCCCTCACGCTCTACTCGAACGTCACGCCCCTCCAGACCGTCGAGGGCGGAGAGGTGACCCTGCCGGCGGGCGAGTTCTCCCACACGGAGACCTGA
- a CDS encoding ABC transporter ATP-binding protein has protein sequence MRALEGLDLRVERGEVFGFLGPNGAGKSTTIRLLLDLIRPTAGRAWLLGLDARREALAARRRLGYLPGDLRLDDRLTAEELLDSLARLRGGARPPLRRALCERLEVVPGRPIRQLSKGNRQKIGLVQAFMHRPELIVLDEPTSGLDPLLQVEVRALMRETAADGRTVFLSSHSLDEVQHAADRVGVVRAGRLVDVDRVERLRARALRHVTITFAGAAAPRDLEIPAGARIVAADGPVVRLTAPAAAMDAVVRAAARHPLADLVSEPADLEEVLLALYRDGDGG, from the coding sequence GTGCGGGCGCTCGAGGGGCTCGACCTGCGGGTGGAGCGGGGCGAGGTGTTCGGCTTCCTCGGCCCGAACGGCGCGGGCAAGAGCACGACGATCCGCCTGCTGCTCGACCTGATCCGCCCCACGGCGGGGCGCGCCTGGCTGCTCGGCCTCGACGCCCGCCGCGAGGCGCTCGCGGCGCGCCGGCGGCTCGGCTACCTGCCCGGCGACCTGCGCCTGGACGACCGGCTGACCGCCGAGGAGCTGCTCGACTCGCTCGCCAGGCTGCGCGGCGGCGCCCGCCCGCCCCTGCGCCGCGCGCTGTGCGAGCGGCTCGAGGTGGTGCCCGGCCGGCCGATCCGGCAGCTCTCGAAGGGCAACCGCCAGAAGATCGGGCTGGTGCAGGCCTTCATGCACCGCCCGGAGCTGATCGTGCTCGACGAGCCGACCAGCGGCCTCGACCCCCTCCTGCAGGTCGAGGTGCGCGCCCTGATGCGCGAGACGGCCGCCGACGGGCGGACGGTGTTCCTGTCGTCGCACTCGCTGGACGAGGTGCAGCACGCGGCCGACCGCGTGGGCGTGGTGCGCGCCGGCCGGCTCGTCGACGTGGACCGCGTCGAGCGCCTGCGCGCCCGGGCCCTGCGCCACGTGACCATCACCTTCGCCGGAGCGGCGGCCCCGCGGGACCTGGAGATCCCCGCCGGCGCGCGGATCGTGGCGGCGGACGGGCCGGTGGTGCGCCTGACGGCGCCCGCGGCGGCGATGGACGCCGTCGTGCGGGCCGCCGCGCGCCACCCGCTCGCCGACCTGGTGTCCGAGCCGGCCGACCTGGAGGAGGTCCTCCTCGCGCTCTACCGGGACGGCGATGGCGGCTGA
- a CDS encoding baseplate J/gp47 family protein has translation MAYLDPEVVSDEVTVAEAILTRIADQIPGWEPSEGHVETAVAEAMAMVAATIAALLKDEARDVYTGFAANILGIARRPEGVASASSDWSMTDDAGYLIPDGTHVYMRRPDGEMVAFASVGDVTVPAGQTSAAGVPLVALEAGPQANGLVGAAEAFDQVVGVASVTLTTVASGGADAETIEAFAERAADRARRLRAIPITVDDFAAMTLDHEAVARAMAVNLLDPAAPPAPGDDPASGGHVTVFPVDVAGLPLSPADAAEVAAMLTGPERPLNVIVHVEEPTYTTVDVAITFRLEPGVDGPAMEAAVAAAISDYLSPATWALDEAAPGRWRPPDDAARVIRHFDIAHVADSLAGVAGVVTCTVNGGTSVTMTGWAPLPSPGTIVATAA, from the coding sequence ATGGCATACCTCGATCCGGAGGTCGTCTCGGACGAGGTGACGGTCGCCGAGGCGATCCTGACCCGGATCGCCGACCAGATCCCCGGCTGGGAGCCCTCCGAGGGCCACGTGGAGACGGCGGTCGCCGAGGCGATGGCGATGGTGGCCGCCACGATCGCGGCCCTCCTGAAGGACGAGGCGCGGGACGTCTACACCGGGTTCGCCGCCAACATCCTGGGGATCGCCCGCCGGCCCGAGGGCGTGGCCTCGGCCTCCTCCGACTGGTCGATGACCGACGACGCCGGCTACCTGATCCCCGACGGCACGCACGTCTACATGCGCCGCCCCGACGGCGAGATGGTGGCCTTCGCCAGCGTCGGGGACGTGACGGTCCCCGCGGGCCAGACGAGCGCCGCCGGCGTGCCGCTCGTGGCGCTCGAGGCGGGCCCACAGGCGAACGGGCTGGTCGGCGCGGCGGAGGCCTTCGACCAGGTGGTGGGCGTCGCGTCGGTGACCCTGACGACGGTCGCCTCCGGGGGCGCCGATGCCGAGACGATCGAGGCCTTCGCCGAGCGGGCGGCCGACCGCGCGCGGCGCCTGCGGGCCATCCCCATCACGGTCGACGACTTCGCCGCGATGACGCTCGACCACGAGGCGGTGGCGCGCGCGATGGCCGTCAACCTCCTCGACCCCGCCGCCCCGCCGGCCCCGGGAGACGACCCCGCCAGCGGCGGCCACGTGACCGTCTTCCCGGTGGACGTCGCGGGCCTGCCGCTGAGCCCCGCCGACGCGGCAGAGGTGGCGGCCATGCTGACCGGGCCCGAGCGCCCGCTGAACGTGATCGTGCACGTCGAGGAGCCGACCTACACGACGGTCGACGTCGCCATCACCTTCCGCCTCGAGCCCGGCGTCGACGGCCCGGCGATGGAGGCCGCCGTGGCGGCCGCGATCTCCGACTACCTGTCGCCCGCCACGTGGGCGCTCGACGAGGCCGCGCCCGGCCGCTGGCGCCCGCCCGACGACGCGGCCCGGGTGATCCGGCACTTCGACATCGCCCACGTCGCCGACAGCCTCGCCGGCGTCGCAGGCGTCGTCACGTGCACCGTGAACGGCGGCACCAGCGTGACCATGACCGGCTGGGCGCCGCTGCCCTCGCCGGGCACGATCGTCGCGACGGCCGCATGA
- a CDS encoding ABC transporter permease subunit produces MAAEPMRRALLGHARALAGWTAGMAAYIALVAAIFPSIRGAEGIEELQEAYPEALRELFGLGEGLGLSTGPGFLDAELFSLVLPLLVIIMAVGSGARTMAGEEDAGRLELVMAYPVRRRAVVLWKGAAVAAEIAVATLVALALLAALDPLLDLGLPAGNLAAAVGGVAALALLHGWLALALGAARPSRVAAVGVPAAVAAAGYLVGGLHELAGWLDPLRWLSPWWWLGSSPLQNGVRPWGVVVVLAAAAVTLVAGALLVERRDLETP; encoded by the coding sequence ATGGCGGCTGAGCCCATGCGCCGGGCGCTGCTGGGCCACGCGCGCGCGCTCGCGGGCTGGACGGCCGGCATGGCCGCGTACATCGCCCTGGTGGCGGCGATCTTCCCCTCCATCCGCGGCGCGGAGGGCATCGAGGAGCTGCAGGAGGCCTACCCGGAGGCGCTTCGCGAGCTGTTCGGCCTGGGCGAGGGCCTCGGGCTGTCGACGGGGCCCGGCTTCCTCGACGCCGAGCTCTTCAGCCTCGTGCTGCCGCTGCTCGTGATCATCATGGCCGTCGGCTCGGGGGCGCGCACGATGGCCGGCGAGGAGGACGCGGGCCGACTCGAGCTGGTGATGGCCTACCCCGTGCGCCGCCGCGCGGTGGTGCTGTGGAAGGGCGCCGCCGTGGCCGCCGAGATCGCGGTCGCGACGCTGGTCGCGCTCGCGCTGCTGGCGGCGCTCGACCCGCTGCTCGACCTGGGCCTGCCGGCCGGGAACCTGGCCGCCGCGGTCGGCGGCGTCGCCGCCCTCGCCCTGCTGCACGGGTGGCTCGCGCTCGCGCTCGGCGCCGCCCGGCCGAGCCGCGTGGCCGCGGTCGGCGTGCCCGCCGCCGTGGCGGCGGCCGGCTACCTCGTGGGGGGCCTGCACGAGCTGGCCGGGTGGCTCGACCCGCTGCGCTGGCTCTCGCCGTGGTGGTGGCTCGGGTCCTCGCCGCTCCAGAACGGCGTCCGCCCCTGGGGCGTGGTGGTGGTGCTCGCCGCCGCCGCCGTCACGCTCGTCGCCGGGGCGCTGCTCGTGGAGCGGCGCGACCTGGAGACGCCCTGA
- a CDS encoding helix-turn-helix domain-containing protein: MTTRERAAMDGHPAAAAPGPQPPAPEAAVPQHLTLHEAAERLGVSYRTLWRQVRAGTLPAMRIGRAIRVSVEDLEQLRHDPDAAARAGRSAARTTPPPRARQPRGEFARMARGLPSRESATPGGGR; encoded by the coding sequence GTGACGACCCGCGAGCGCGCAGCCATGGACGGCCACCCCGCCGCCGCCGCGCCGGGCCCCCAGCCGCCCGCGCCCGAGGCCGCCGTGCCCCAGCACCTCACGCTCCACGAGGCCGCCGAGCGCCTCGGCGTCTCCTACCGGACCCTCTGGCGCCAGGTGCGCGCGGGCACCCTCCCGGCGATGCGCATCGGGCGCGCCATCCGCGTGAGCGTCGAGGACCTCGAGCAGCTGCGCCACGACCCGGACGCAGCGGCGCGCGCCGGCCGGTCCGCGGCCCGCACCACTCCGCCGCCCCGCGCCCGCCAGCCGCGCGGCGAGTTCGCCCGCATGGCGCGCGGCCTGCCTTCGCGCGAGAGCGCTACCCCGGGCGGCGGCCGATGA
- a CDS encoding helix-turn-helix domain-containing protein: MLAALVAMHDYARMASRTELAQTLRDARTSRGLTQQKVATALEVPFTYVSRWERAEVRPDSKHLEKLARFYELDLVELIRMRNEAPSGRSAATSPAGEPEARHPADVMRDALEDQERERRRRGTRRAG, encoded by the coding sequence GTGCTGGCCGCGCTGGTGGCCATGCATGACTATGCACGCATGGCCAGCCGCACCGAGTTAGCCCAGACGCTGCGTGACGCGCGCACGAGCCGGGGGCTGACCCAGCAGAAGGTGGCAACGGCCCTCGAGGTGCCGTTCACCTACGTCAGCCGTTGGGAGCGGGCCGAAGTGCGGCCTGACTCGAAGCACCTCGAGAAGTTGGCGAGGTTCTACGAGCTCGACCTGGTCGAGCTCATCCGCATGCGGAACGAGGCTCCGAGCGGGCGGTCAGCGGCTACTTCACCAGCCGGAGAGCCGGAGGCGCGCCATCCCGCGGACGTGATGCGCGACGCCCTGGAGGATCAAGAGCGCGAGCGACGACGTCGCGGCACTCGTAGAGCCGGCTGA
- a CDS encoding PH domain-containing protein gives MERISELANQKLRSTVGRGRELRALPEILGDREQVLNLAGGEYDGNMGLLVVTDRRVIFFDKGLMRSRQEDFPYERISSVQTETKLMYGRLTIFASGNKAIISKVDPKARVGEIGDYIRARISGGPATPASAPDQAATSPHDRLRKLKDLHEEGLLTDAEYEQKRSAALAEL, from the coding sequence GTGGAACGGATCAGCGAGCTGGCGAACCAGAAGCTCCGGTCGACGGTGGGGCGCGGCCGCGAGCTGCGGGCGCTTCCGGAAATCCTCGGCGACCGCGAGCAGGTGCTGAATCTCGCCGGGGGCGAATACGACGGCAACATGGGGCTTCTCGTGGTCACAGACCGCCGGGTCATCTTCTTCGATAAGGGCCTGATGCGGTCGAGGCAGGAGGACTTCCCGTACGAGCGCATCAGCTCGGTCCAGACGGAGACCAAGCTGATGTACGGGCGCCTCACGATCTTCGCCTCGGGCAACAAGGCCATCATCTCGAAGGTCGATCCGAAGGCACGGGTGGGCGAGATCGGCGACTACATTCGGGCGCGGATCAGCGGCGGTCCAGCGACCCCGGCGTCGGCGCCCGATCAAGCCGCCACGTCGCCCCACGACCGGCTGCGGAAGCTGAAAGACCTTCACGAGGAGGGGCTCCTCACGGACGCGGAGTACGAGCAGAAGCGGTCCGCCGCGCTCGCGGAGCTGTGA